In Lycium ferocissimum isolate CSIRO_LF1 chromosome 11, AGI_CSIRO_Lferr_CH_V1, whole genome shotgun sequence, a single genomic region encodes these proteins:
- the LOC132036567 gene encoding uncharacterized protein LOC132036567 encodes MSASSDSPNQEQTIDDSSPKEPQKENQEIQDSQPQTLEPHSSTNQEKPISSTQNQETPQVNLDENPQENPDQETVDKDLENPHCSLTVVLPIEDPLVSVPDPPLMSPTNTHKRNKRKKGKCSTKKLQAIEKKLLTLKENLKPVPFFPSKILDFDRHEKLLRRLGLWEFVHIEFDSDLRVDLIAQLIATYDSKMRCSYVNDFRIAVNRADLGRALKLPVKKEKGSVDFLDLDDDPLSEESISFLEDFVSIWVLLHEDMWIMPNEVLNWTKTIKDGHPEKVDWAGLFWFMVEKELTQGDNLVDCYYAGHLQYLIKSQREQVLFSEEPEKMELEADVKEEDEGVGGSSEARELDGALGEELNIELTLGQDVDHKEEVKDAEMVDVEEEQEEEKEGEEEKEGETEKVREEEKQWLFDERTDANQPFLQSCKMQEAVSLDNDEEKKEDHELADDDANGNDDDEEEEEGAERHEIDDGFDVMPSDSTLVGDGLTGNLLQTMETTQMAFTSQGQLDEMHTGGSFFGSGSKREIEMEPDMAHHSLNGSNKRLRIDGAWDEKPLDFGSCMEQMQQLVMKAKMMYDAKEQNEEQFNINQQIILNELHKRDSVIDHLHKSKCEEIQKRDGEICRLERELFMMGNILDGYRKAMKDTQKQFAEYRKKFQLHEEPYYKDAGGGLMLSSAELEKLRLKQEEETRSNCLFLEQKAKEAEEEYTGQFENFLDKVQVLDKKLTGLEDKVKDLRGVSAKSKAPESEDKVPESEDKVPESEDKISETPDCPPNE; translated from the coding sequence atgtCTGCCTCTTCAGATTCCCCAAATCAAGAACAAACCATCGATGATTCCAGCCCAAAAGAACCACAAAAGGaaaaccaagaaattcaagattCTCAACCCCAAACCTTGGAACCCCATAGTTCCACAAACCAAGAAAAACCCATTTCCAGTacacaaaatcaagaaaccccACAAGTGAATCTTGATGAAAACCCCCAAGAAAACCCTGATCAAGAAACTGTTGACAAAGACCTAGAAAACCCTCATTGTTCTTTAACTGTGGTTTTACCTATTGAAGACCCTTTGGTAAGTGTCCCTGATCCTCCATTAATGTCACCTACTAATACCCACAAGCGAAATAAGCGCAAGAAGGGTAAATGTAGTACAAAAAAGTTACAAGCTATTGAAAAAAAGTTGTTAACACTTAAGGAAAACCTAAAGCCTGTTCCTTTTTTCCCTTCCAAGATTCTTGATTTTGATAGGCATGAGAAGTTACTTAGGCGTTTAGGGTTATGGGAATTTGTGCATATAGAGTTTGATAGTGATTTAAGGGTGGATTTGATTGCACAGTTGATTGCTACTTATGATTCCAAAATGAGGTGTAGTTATGTTAATGATTTTAGGATTGCGGTTAATAGGGCTGATTTAGGACGGGCGCTTAAGTTGCCtgtgaagaaggagaaaggtaGTGTTGATTTTCTGGATTTGGATGATGATCCGTTGTCGGAGGAGTCGATAAGTTTTCTTGAGGATTTTGTGTCGATTTGGGTGCTTTTGCATGAGGATATGTGGATAATGCCTAATGAGGTGTTGAATTGGACTAAGACGATAAAAGATGGGCATCCTGAGAAAGTGGATTGGGCTGGATTGTTTTGGTTCATGGTGGAGAAAGAATTGACACAAGGGGACAATTTAGTGGACTGTTATTATGCTGGACATTTGCAGTACTTGATAAAGTCACAGCGTGAGCAGGTATTGTTTAGTGAAGAGCCGGAAAAGATGGAGCTTGAAGCTGATGTGAAGGAGGAGGATGAAGGAGTTGGCGGCTCAAGCGAAGCTCGAGAATTGGATGGAGCTTTAGGGGAGGAACTGAATATTGAGTTGACTTTGGGGCAGGACGTTGACCACAAGGAAGAGGTGAAGGATGCGGAGATGGTGGATGTTGAGGAAGAACAGGAGGAAGAGAAGGAAGGGGAGGAAGAGAAGGAAGGGGAGACAGAGAAGGTAAGGGAGGAAGAGAAACAGTGGCTTTTTGATGAAAGAACAGATGCAAATCAGCCCTTTTTACAGAGCTGTAAAATGCAGGAAGCAGTGTCTTTGGATAATGAtgaggagaagaaagaagaccATGAGTTGGCCGATGATGACGCTAATGGTAATGACGATgatgaggaggaggaggaaggaGCAGAGAGGCACGAGATTGATGATGGATTTGATGTTATGCCTAGTGACAGTACGCTTGTTGGGGATGGATTGACGGGAAATCTACTTCAAACGATGGAAACTACACAGATGGCATTTACTTCACAGGGGCAACTTGATGAGATGCATACAGGTGGTTCCTTTTTTGGTAGTGGAAGTAAGAGAGAGATCGAGATGGAGCCTGACATGGCACATCATTCTCTCAATGGCAGTAACAAGAGGTTGAGGATTGACGGTGCATGGGACGAGAAGCCATTAGATTTTGGATCATGCATGGAGCAAATGCAGCAGCTAGTGATGAAGGCTAAGATGATGTATGATGCAAAAGAACAGAATGAAGAGCAATTCAACATAAACCAGCAAATTATTCTTAATGAATTGCATAAAAGGGACAGTGTAATCGACCACTTGCATAAGTCTAAATGTGAGGAAATACAGAAAAGAGATGGAGAGATTTGTCGTCTTGAACGGGAGCTTTTTATGATGGGAAATATTTTGGATGGTTACAGGAAGGCGATGAAGGATACTCAGAAGCAGTTCGCTGAGTACAGGAAAAAATTCCAGCTACATGAAGAACCATACTACAAAGATGCTGGTGGAGGTCTAATGTTGAGCAGTGCTGAATTGGAAAAGCTACGCCTCAAGCAAGAGGAAGAAACTCGATCCAATTGCCTGTTTTTGGAACAAAAAGCAAAAGAAGCGGAGGAAGAATATACTGGTCAGTTTGAGAATTTTCTTGATAAGGTTCAGGTGCTGGATAAGAAGTTGACGGGCCTTGAGGATAAAGTGAAGGACCTCAGAGGTGTGAGTGCAAAAAGTAAAGCTCCAGAAAGTGAGGATAAAGTGCCAGAAAGTGAGGATAAAGTTCCTGAGAGTGAGGATAAAATTTCAGAAACTCCCGACTGCCCTCCAAATGAATGA